From Stigmatopora nigra isolate UIUO_SnigA chromosome 17, RoL_Snig_1.1, whole genome shotgun sequence, a single genomic window includes:
- the pde8b gene encoding high affinity cAMP-specific and IBMX-insensitive 3',5'-cyclic phosphodiesterase 8B isoform X1: protein MGCAPSIHVSQSGVIYCRDSDESNSPHQTTTTISQGGGLGAGNGGGGSGGGAGGAGGAGAALHGLFIKTDAADAIPSVIAYQSRHSSFNSHRERRDITGGGGGAHVLIEAETQTSNAGVKVSATEQCVGPMRVSQEAIQVLLVFAKEDSQSDALWWACDRAGFRCNIARTPESALECFLGKHHEIVIIDGRHSRYFEPEVVCRMIRATKPSENTVILAVVPQKPSEQDEPSVLPLLCAGFSRRFVENSSVSACYNELVQLEHGEVRCHFKLRACNSAFTALEKCQEAVEITSEDRVIQFVNPAFERMMGYQKGELIGKELTELPKSDRNRADLLEAINTCIEKGKEWQGIYYARKKSGESLPQHVNITPVIGQGGKIRHFVAIKTPYVDNNCQVHKFNKEARCSMDHSYPECHSLLHRDRRKDSIDTRSLSSRSSDAASLQNRRHSSVARIHSMTIEAPITKVINIINAAQESSPLTVAEALERVLEILRTTELYSPQLAAKDDDPHTNDLVGGLMNDGLRRLSGNEYVFCKNMSQSQLAIPVTLSDVPQSIADMLNDEEFWEFNILELEAATHKRPLTYLGLKIFTSFGVCEFLDCSEASLRSWLQLMEASYHSSNSYHNSTHAADVLHATAYFLRKERVKNSLDQLDEVAALIAATVHDVDHPGRTNSFLCNAGSELAVLYNDTAVLESHHAALAFQLTTRDGKSNIFKNIERNQFRTLRQAIIDMVLATEMTRHFEHVNKFVNSVNKPMATIEETNTCSISSDYEDEANTKNSPENRLLIKRMLIKCADVANPCRPLELCIEWAGRISEEYFAQTDEEKRLGLPVVMPVFDRNTCSVPKSQLSFIDYFITDMFDAWDAFAILPGLMEHLSENYKYWKTLDDMKCKNLRPPPPS from the exons ATGGGCTGCGCACCCAGCATCCACGTCTCTCAGAGCGGCGTCATCTACTGCCGCGACTCGGACGAGTCTAACTCGCCGCATCAGACAACCACTACCATCTCGCAAGGAGGCGGCCTTGGCGCTGGCAACGGTGGCGGTGGTAGCGGTGGAGGAGcgggaggagcaggaggagcagGAGCAGCGTTGCACGGCCTCTTTATCAAGACCGACGCGGCCGATGCCATCCCGTCCGTCATCGCCTATCAGAGCCGACACTCGAGCTTCAATTCCCACCGGGAACGAAGAGACATCACCGGAGGTGGAGGCGGTGCGCACGTCCTCATCGAGGCCGAGACGCAGACCAGCAACGCCGGCGTCAAG GTTTCCGCTACAGAACAATGTGTCGGACCGATGAGAGTGAGCCAGGAGGCCATTCAG GTCTTGCTGGTGTTTGCCAAGGAGGACAGCCAGAGCGATGCCTTATGGTGGGCGTGTGACCGTGCCGGTTTCAGATGTAACATTGCCCGGACGCCCGAGTCGGCACTCGAGTGTTTCCTGGGAAAGCACCATGAAATCGTGATCATCGATGGGCGCCACTCTCGTTACTTTGAGCCCGAGGTTGTGTGCCG GATGATCCGTGCCACGAAGCCCTCAGAAAACACTGTTATTCTCGCCGTTGTGCCACAAAA GCCATCAGAACAAGACGAACCTTCAGTTCTTCCTTTGCTGTGTGCTGGATTTAGTCGA AGATTTGTGGAGAATTCCAGCGTGTCAGCATGCTATAACGAACTGGTTCAACTTGAGCACGGAGAAGTGCGATGCCACTTCAAACTCAG GGCTTGTAACTCTGCCTTCACGGCTCTGGAGAAATGTCAGGAAGCTGTGGAGATCACCAGTGAAGACCGGGTTATACAA TTTGTGAATCCCGCCTTTGAGCGAATGATGGGTTATCAAAAGGGTGAGCTTATTGGAAAAGAACTGACTGAACTCCCAAAGAGCGACAGAAACAGGGCCGATCTCTTGGAAGCCATCAATACCTGCattgaaaaaggaaaa GAATGGCAGGGAATTTACTACGCCAGAAAGAAATCAGGCGAGAGCTTGCCGCAACACGTGAACATAACGCCTGTTATCGGCCAAGGAGG AAAGATTCGACACTTCGTAGCCATCAAGACACCTTATGTCGACAACAACTGTCAA GTGCACAAATTCAACAAGGAGGCCCGATGCAGTATGGATCATTCTTACCCAG AGTGCCACTCTCTACTCCACCGCGACAGGAGGAAAGACTCAATTGATACGAGATCGCTCAGCTCCCGCAGTAGCGACG CTGCCAGTTTACAGAACCGTAGACACTCATCTGTTGCCAGGATTCATTCCATGACCATTGAGGCTCCTATTACCAAG GTGATCAACATTATCAATGCTGCCCAAGAGAGCAGCCCGCTGACGGTGGCTGAGGCTCTGGAGCGTGTGCTAGAGATTCTTAGGACCACCGAACTTTACTCGCCTCAGCTGGCGGCAAAGGATGATGACCCTCACACCAACGACTTGGTCGGCGGGCTTATGAAC GATGGACTGCGGCGATTATCTGGCAATGAGTATGTTTTTTGCAAAA acatGAGCCAAAGTCAGCTGGCCATACCTGTGACCTTGAGTGACGTGCCCCAATCCATCGCAGATATGCTCAATGACGAAGAATTCTGGGAGTTCAACATCCTCGAATTAGAGGCAGCCACACACAAGAG ACCGCTGACTTACCTGGGGTTGAAGATCTTCACCAGTTTTGGTGTGTGCGAGTTCCTCGACTGTTCCGAAGCGTCTTTGCGCTCGTGGCTGCAGCTGATGGAGGCCAGCTACCACTCGTCCAATTCCTACCATAACTCCACACATGCCGCCGATGTGCTGCACGCCACCGCTTACTTCTTACGCAAGGAGAGAGTAAAG AACAGTTTAGATCAGCTGGACGAAGTAGCGGCGTTGATCGCGGCCACCGTGCACGATGTGGACCACCCTGGCCGGACTAATTCGTTCTTGTGTAACGCCGGCAGCGAGCTGGCCGTGCTGTACAACGATACAGCGGTGTTGGAGAGCCACCACGCCGCTCTTGCCTTCCAGCTCACCACACGGGACGGCAAAAGCAATATCTTTAAGAACATCGAACG GAACCAGTTCCGAACATTGCGGCAGGCTATCATCGACATGGTGCTGGCCACGGAGATGACGCGACACTTTGAACACGTTAATAAGTTTGTCAACAGTGTGAACAAGCCCATGGCGACCATTGAGGAGACAAATACTTGT AGCATAAGCAGTGACTATGAAGATGAAGCAAACACCAAGAATTCTCCAGAGAACCGACTGCTAATCAAGCGAATGCTGATCAAGTGCGCCGACGTGGCTAACCCGTGTAGGCCGTTGGAACTCTGCATCGAGTGGGCGGGACGGATTTCTGAAGAGTACTTTGCTCAG ACCGATGAGGAGAAGCGGTTGGGGCTTCCTGTGGTGATGCCTGTGTTTGACCGCAACACCTGCAGTGTGCCCAAGTCGCAGCTCTCCTTCATAGACTACTTCATCACCGACATGTTTGATGCCTGGGACG CCTTTGCCATCCTACCGGGTTTGATGGAGCACCTGTCGGAGAACTACAAGTATTGGAAGACTCTGGATGACATGA
- the pde8b gene encoding high affinity cAMP-specific and IBMX-insensitive 3',5'-cyclic phosphodiesterase 8B isoform X2 yields the protein MRVSQEAIQVLLVFAKEDSQSDALWWACDRAGFRCNIARTPESALECFLGKHHEIVIIDGRHSRYFEPEVVCRMIRATKPSENTVILAVVPQKPSEQDEPSVLPLLCAGFSRRFVENSSVSACYNELVQLEHGEVRCHFKLRACNSAFTALEKCQEAVEITSEDRVIQFVNPAFERMMGYQKGELIGKELTELPKSDRNRADLLEAINTCIEKGKEWQGIYYARKKSGESLPQHVNITPVIGQGGKIRHFVAIKTPYVDNNCQVHKFNKEARCSMDHSYPECHSLLHRDRRKDSIDTRSLSSRSSDAASLQNRRHSSVARIHSMTIEAPITKVINIINAAQESSPLTVAEALERVLEILRTTELYSPQLAAKDDDPHTNDLVGGLMNDGLRRLSGNEYVFCKNMSQSQLAIPVTLSDVPQSIADMLNDEEFWEFNILELEAATHKRPLTYLGLKIFTSFGVCEFLDCSEASLRSWLQLMEASYHSSNSYHNSTHAADVLHATAYFLRKERVKNSLDQLDEVAALIAATVHDVDHPGRTNSFLCNAGSELAVLYNDTAVLESHHAALAFQLTTRDGKSNIFKNIERNQFRTLRQAIIDMVLATEMTRHFEHVNKFVNSVNKPMATIEETNTCSISSDYEDEANTKNSPENRLLIKRMLIKCADVANPCRPLELCIEWAGRISEEYFAQTDEEKRLGLPVVMPVFDRNTCSVPKSQLSFIDYFITDMFDAWDAFAILPGLMEHLSENYKYWKTLDDMKCKNLRPPPPS from the exons ATGAGAGTGAGCCAGGAGGCCATTCAG GTCTTGCTGGTGTTTGCCAAGGAGGACAGCCAGAGCGATGCCTTATGGTGGGCGTGTGACCGTGCCGGTTTCAGATGTAACATTGCCCGGACGCCCGAGTCGGCACTCGAGTGTTTCCTGGGAAAGCACCATGAAATCGTGATCATCGATGGGCGCCACTCTCGTTACTTTGAGCCCGAGGTTGTGTGCCG GATGATCCGTGCCACGAAGCCCTCAGAAAACACTGTTATTCTCGCCGTTGTGCCACAAAA GCCATCAGAACAAGACGAACCTTCAGTTCTTCCTTTGCTGTGTGCTGGATTTAGTCGA AGATTTGTGGAGAATTCCAGCGTGTCAGCATGCTATAACGAACTGGTTCAACTTGAGCACGGAGAAGTGCGATGCCACTTCAAACTCAG GGCTTGTAACTCTGCCTTCACGGCTCTGGAGAAATGTCAGGAAGCTGTGGAGATCACCAGTGAAGACCGGGTTATACAA TTTGTGAATCCCGCCTTTGAGCGAATGATGGGTTATCAAAAGGGTGAGCTTATTGGAAAAGAACTGACTGAACTCCCAAAGAGCGACAGAAACAGGGCCGATCTCTTGGAAGCCATCAATACCTGCattgaaaaaggaaaa GAATGGCAGGGAATTTACTACGCCAGAAAGAAATCAGGCGAGAGCTTGCCGCAACACGTGAACATAACGCCTGTTATCGGCCAAGGAGG AAAGATTCGACACTTCGTAGCCATCAAGACACCTTATGTCGACAACAACTGTCAA GTGCACAAATTCAACAAGGAGGCCCGATGCAGTATGGATCATTCTTACCCAG AGTGCCACTCTCTACTCCACCGCGACAGGAGGAAAGACTCAATTGATACGAGATCGCTCAGCTCCCGCAGTAGCGACG CTGCCAGTTTACAGAACCGTAGACACTCATCTGTTGCCAGGATTCATTCCATGACCATTGAGGCTCCTATTACCAAG GTGATCAACATTATCAATGCTGCCCAAGAGAGCAGCCCGCTGACGGTGGCTGAGGCTCTGGAGCGTGTGCTAGAGATTCTTAGGACCACCGAACTTTACTCGCCTCAGCTGGCGGCAAAGGATGATGACCCTCACACCAACGACTTGGTCGGCGGGCTTATGAAC GATGGACTGCGGCGATTATCTGGCAATGAGTATGTTTTTTGCAAAA acatGAGCCAAAGTCAGCTGGCCATACCTGTGACCTTGAGTGACGTGCCCCAATCCATCGCAGATATGCTCAATGACGAAGAATTCTGGGAGTTCAACATCCTCGAATTAGAGGCAGCCACACACAAGAG ACCGCTGACTTACCTGGGGTTGAAGATCTTCACCAGTTTTGGTGTGTGCGAGTTCCTCGACTGTTCCGAAGCGTCTTTGCGCTCGTGGCTGCAGCTGATGGAGGCCAGCTACCACTCGTCCAATTCCTACCATAACTCCACACATGCCGCCGATGTGCTGCACGCCACCGCTTACTTCTTACGCAAGGAGAGAGTAAAG AACAGTTTAGATCAGCTGGACGAAGTAGCGGCGTTGATCGCGGCCACCGTGCACGATGTGGACCACCCTGGCCGGACTAATTCGTTCTTGTGTAACGCCGGCAGCGAGCTGGCCGTGCTGTACAACGATACAGCGGTGTTGGAGAGCCACCACGCCGCTCTTGCCTTCCAGCTCACCACACGGGACGGCAAAAGCAATATCTTTAAGAACATCGAACG GAACCAGTTCCGAACATTGCGGCAGGCTATCATCGACATGGTGCTGGCCACGGAGATGACGCGACACTTTGAACACGTTAATAAGTTTGTCAACAGTGTGAACAAGCCCATGGCGACCATTGAGGAGACAAATACTTGT AGCATAAGCAGTGACTATGAAGATGAAGCAAACACCAAGAATTCTCCAGAGAACCGACTGCTAATCAAGCGAATGCTGATCAAGTGCGCCGACGTGGCTAACCCGTGTAGGCCGTTGGAACTCTGCATCGAGTGGGCGGGACGGATTTCTGAAGAGTACTTTGCTCAG ACCGATGAGGAGAAGCGGTTGGGGCTTCCTGTGGTGATGCCTGTGTTTGACCGCAACACCTGCAGTGTGCCCAAGTCGCAGCTCTCCTTCATAGACTACTTCATCACCGACATGTTTGATGCCTGGGACG CCTTTGCCATCCTACCGGGTTTGATGGAGCACCTGTCGGAGAACTACAAGTATTGGAAGACTCTGGATGACATGA